One candidate division TA06 bacterium DNA window includes the following coding sequences:
- a CDS encoding SfiI family type II restriction endonuclease produces the protein MVIDPRSLIDNLDRLEEIEKATLRLVAQAVFDFRSTAAEIFSNESDLAQDIGEDITREALDVMGVSRVNQRLFGKIDYKRACYVFLPQYAIKQALFVDSKAEKNGVGVARIQTSQISMRIRQKRAGQNVDEQGKLPKIISINEDHFLTTTAFVKYKYKYNANGHNQLVHTTVALIPNGMLQERYNPTYQDTIWNAGPNSPQRGEDFRTRLSFEKLMRKARWRVQQIPPAPEEYVWQE, from the coding sequence ATGGTAATAGACCCCCGCTCTTTGATCGATAACCTGGACCGTTTGGAGGAAATCGAAAAGGCCACTCTCCGGCTGGTAGCCCAAGCAGTATTTGATTTTCGTTCAACTGCAGCGGAAATCTTTTCGAACGAATCAGATTTAGCACAAGATATTGGAGAAGACATAACAAGAGAAGCGCTAGATGTTATGGGCGTTTCTCGCGTCAATCAAAGGCTATTTGGAAAGATTGATTATAAACGTGCTTGCTATGTATTTCTTCCACAATATGCAATAAAACAAGCCCTCTTTGTCGATTCGAAGGCAGAAAAGAATGGAGTTGGTGTCGCTCGGATACAGACATCACAAATTTCCATGCGCATTAGGCAAAAACGAGCCGGGCAAAATGTTGATGAGCAAGGAAAACTTCCTAAGATTATTTCAATCAACGAAGACCATTTTCTTACGACAACTGCCTTTGTTAAATACAAATACAAATACAATGCAAACGGGCACAACCAGCTTGTTCACACAACCGTTGCTTTGATACCAAATGGAATGCTACAGGAGCGCTACAACCCAACTTATCAAGATACAATATGGAACGCTGGCCCAAATTCTCCCCAAAGAGGCGAGGACTTTAGAACACGGCTTTCGTTTGAAAAACTGATGCG